The following are from one region of the Luteimonas sp. MC1572 genome:
- a CDS encoding excalibur calcium-binding domain-containing protein, with translation MLCTLLLAAGPVAAHSGGLNSEGCHTNRSTGEYHCHRGPARTAAPAPPAAQRFAPANSAPAGAAAGTRPFVNCDAARAAGAAPVRRGDPGYGTHLDRDSDGVGCEPYRGR, from the coding sequence ATGCTTTGCACGCTGCTGCTGGCCGCAGGCCCCGTTGCCGCGCATAGCGGTGGCCTCAACAGCGAGGGCTGCCACACCAATCGCAGCACTGGCGAGTACCACTGCCATCGCGGCCCGGCGCGTACGGCCGCGCCTGCACCGCCTGCGGCGCAACGTTTTGCGCCCGCCAACTCGGCGCCCGCTGGCGCTGCGGCTGGAACACGACCCTTTGTGAACTGCGACGCGGCCCGGGCAGCCGGGGCTGCGCCGGTGCGGCGTGGTGATCCTGGTTATGGGACGCATCTGGATCGTGACAGCGATGGGGTTGGGTGCGAGCCGTACCGAGGAAGGTAG
- the asnB gene encoding asparagine synthase (glutamine-hydrolyzing): MCGFTGFWARSSAGGDIAAIATTMADHIRHRGPDDGGAWADTETGIAIAHRRLSILDLSPAGHQPMASASGRWVLAYNGEVYNHLELRKRLEAEGAAPAWRGHSDTETLLAAIEAWGVDDTIKRSVGMFALALWDRQDRTLWLARDRIGEKPLYYGWQGDTFLFGSELKALRAHPVFNAAIDRGAVAMLLRHNYIPAPYSIYQGIHKLPPGTWLRLGSGERDVEPVAYWSLAAVAERGMAHPFEGSEADALDALERHLGNAVRGQMVADVPLGALLSGGIDSTVIAALMQASSSRPVRTFTIGFDEKQYDEATHARAVAAHLGTDHTELRLSGDDALALVPRMPAMYDEPFADSSQLPTHLVMKLARQHVTVALSGDAGDEMFGGYNRYFLGPKTWDRIRWMPPVLRRAFGAALTALPATTVNRMFGPVAGRAGIALPGDKAHKLGARLTGVRSLDDLYVSLVSEWPDPAGTAVGGHMPPNLLDDRLRWPKLGDPVARMMALDGLTYLPDDILVKVDRASMAVSLETRAPFLDRDVMEFAWSLPMHMKLRNGKGKWLLRQLVDRHVPRALMERPKMGFGIPLDQWLRGPLREWGETLLAEDRLKREGYFDPAPIRATWLRHQRGEGSFGYRLWAVLMFQAWLEQEGGNA, from the coding sequence ATGTGTGGATTCACGGGGTTCTGGGCACGAAGTTCTGCGGGAGGCGACATCGCGGCGATCGCTACAACGATGGCCGATCACATCCGCCACCGCGGGCCGGATGACGGCGGCGCGTGGGCTGACACCGAAACAGGCATCGCCATCGCGCACCGTCGCCTGTCGATCCTCGACCTGTCGCCTGCCGGGCACCAGCCGATGGCCTCGGCGAGTGGCCGCTGGGTGCTCGCCTACAATGGCGAGGTCTACAACCACCTCGAACTGCGCAAGCGCCTCGAAGCCGAAGGGGCCGCGCCGGCGTGGCGCGGCCATTCCGACACCGAAACCCTGCTGGCCGCGATCGAGGCTTGGGGCGTCGATGACACCATCAAGCGCAGCGTCGGCATGTTCGCGCTCGCCCTCTGGGATCGGCAGGACCGCACGCTGTGGCTGGCGCGCGACCGCATTGGCGAGAAGCCGCTGTACTACGGCTGGCAGGGCGACACCTTCCTGTTTGGATCCGAGCTGAAGGCTCTGCGTGCGCATCCCGTGTTCAATGCCGCGATCGATCGCGGAGCCGTGGCCATGTTGCTGCGCCACAACTACATCCCCGCGCCGTACTCGATCTACCAGGGCATCCACAAGTTGCCGCCGGGGACCTGGCTGCGGCTGGGTTCGGGCGAGCGCGACGTGGAACCAGTGGCTTACTGGTCGCTGGCGGCGGTCGCAGAGCGCGGCATGGCCCATCCGTTTGAAGGTTCCGAAGCAGACGCGCTCGACGCGCTGGAACGGCATCTTGGCAACGCAGTGCGCGGACAGATGGTGGCGGACGTGCCGCTGGGGGCGTTGCTGTCCGGCGGTATTGATTCCACCGTGATCGCTGCACTGATGCAGGCCAGCAGCTCGCGGCCGGTGCGCACCTTCACCATTGGCTTTGACGAGAAGCAGTACGACGAAGCGACCCACGCACGCGCAGTGGCTGCGCATCTCGGCACCGATCACACCGAGCTGCGCCTGAGCGGCGATGACGCGCTGGCACTGGTCCCACGGATGCCCGCGATGTACGACGAGCCTTTTGCCGACTCATCGCAGCTGCCCACCCACCTAGTGATGAAGCTGGCGCGACAGCACGTGACCGTGGCGCTATCCGGCGATGCGGGTGATGAAATGTTTGGCGGCTACAACCGCTATTTCCTTGGACCGAAGACGTGGGATCGGATCCGCTGGATGCCGCCAGTGCTGCGCCGCGCGTTTGGCGCAGCTCTGACCGCGCTGCCTGCGACCACGGTGAACAGGATGTTCGGCCCAGTTGCGGGCCGCGCCGGCATTGCGTTGCCGGGCGACAAGGCACACAAGCTGGGCGCGCGCCTGACAGGCGTGCGCAGCCTCGACGACCTGTATGTCTCGCTGGTGTCGGAATGGCCCGATCCGGCCGGCACGGCGGTGGGCGGCCACATGCCGCCCAACCTGCTCGACGACCGCTTGCGCTGGCCGAAACTTGGAGACCCGGTGGCGCGGATGATGGCGCTCGACGGCCTGACTTACTTGCCCGACGACATCCTGGTGAAGGTCGACCGAGCCTCGATGGCGGTGTCACTGGAAACGCGCGCGCCGTTCCTCGACCGCGACGTGATGGAGTTCGCATGGTCGCTGCCGATGCACATGAAGCTGCGCAATGGCAAGGGAAAGTGGCTGCTGCGTCAGCTGGTAGACCGACATGTGCCGCGCGCGTTGATGGAGCGGCCGAAGATGGGCTTCGGCATTCCTTTGGACCAGTGGTTGCGTGGACCCTTGCGTGAGTGGGGCGAAACCTTGCTGGCCGAAGACCGGCTCAAGCGCGAAGGCTACTTTGATCCGGCGCCGATCCGTGCGACTTGGCTGCGGCACCAGCGGGGCGAGGGGTCGTTCGGTTACCGGTTGTGGGCCGTGCTGATGTTCCAGGCGTGGCTGGAACAAGAAGGCGGCAACGCCTGA
- a CDS encoding DUF2779 domain-containing protein, with translation MIGRHLSKSRIQSGRQCHKRLWLELHEPEASQWTPAAQARLDEGTRFGDLARDLLGGGVLIAADHRHVNEALAETVALLALPREQAPMLFEPAFSHEGVRVRVDAFQRHDDGDTLIEVKSTTSVKPEHLWDCAIQTWVARGTGRNVSRIVHGHVDRAFVYETEGDYRGLLKLVDVTSEVEALVPRIPDIVEALKQVAAGPLPLLQTGGHCSEPYECPFLAHCRAAEPPGPAFPVDLLPRSRDLAGRLVEAGYVDLCDVPDDALGNPVHRRVAAATRSGEAFVSGELQGLLADIAYPRAYLDFETISFVVPRWLGTRPFQQLPFQFSCHTESSDGSFRHDAFLDVSGRSPLRDLVDAIVKVTAGAQAVLVWNKGFEGARLRELAGMFPAHAADLRGIVDRMVDLLPIYRRHYYHRDMRGSWSIKAVLPTIAPDLDYADLGVADGGAAQSAYLEACAPGTHEDDRERLRTQLLAYCARDTWAMVRLEHAFDMVSAAPDFPREHQPVPTP, from the coding sequence TTGATCGGCCGCCACCTCTCTAAATCGCGCATCCAGTCCGGTCGCCAATGCCACAAGCGGCTGTGGCTCGAGCTGCATGAACCCGAGGCCTCGCAGTGGACGCCAGCGGCACAGGCGCGACTGGACGAGGGCACCCGCTTCGGTGACCTTGCGCGCGACCTGCTTGGCGGCGGGGTGTTGATCGCCGCCGACCATCGGCACGTGAACGAGGCCCTGGCCGAGACGGTCGCGCTGTTGGCGCTGCCACGCGAGCAGGCGCCGATGCTGTTCGAGCCGGCGTTCTCGCACGAGGGCGTGCGCGTCCGCGTCGACGCCTTCCAGCGTCACGATGACGGCGACACCCTGATCGAGGTCAAGTCCACGACGTCGGTGAAGCCGGAGCACCTGTGGGACTGCGCCATCCAGACCTGGGTCGCCCGAGGCACGGGGCGCAATGTCTCGCGCATTGTTCATGGGCACGTGGACAGGGCGTTCGTGTACGAGACGGAAGGCGACTATCGCGGCCTGCTGAAGCTGGTCGATGTGACCAGCGAGGTCGAGGCCCTGGTGCCGCGGATCCCGGACATCGTTGAAGCGCTCAAGCAAGTTGCGGCCGGCCCGCTGCCGCTGTTGCAGACCGGCGGCCATTGCTCCGAGCCCTACGAATGTCCGTTCCTGGCGCACTGCCGCGCGGCAGAGCCGCCCGGCCCCGCGTTTCCGGTTGACCTGCTCCCTCGCTCGCGCGACCTGGCAGGCCGGCTGGTCGAGGCGGGTTATGTCGATCTGTGTGACGTCCCGGACGATGCGCTGGGCAACCCGGTGCATCGCCGTGTGGCTGCGGCCACGCGAAGCGGGGAGGCGTTTGTCTCCGGCGAACTGCAGGGCCTTCTGGCCGATATCGCGTATCCGCGCGCCTATCTGGACTTCGAGACGATCAGCTTCGTGGTGCCGCGTTGGCTGGGGACACGCCCGTTCCAGCAATTGCCGTTCCAGTTCTCGTGCCACACGGAGTCATCCGACGGCAGCTTCCGGCACGATGCCTTCCTCGACGTGTCCGGGCGATCACCCCTGCGCGATCTCGTCGACGCGATCGTGAAAGTCACCGCAGGTGCGCAGGCGGTGCTCGTCTGGAACAAGGGCTTCGAGGGCGCCCGCCTGCGTGAACTGGCTGGCATGTTCCCCGCGCACGCGGCGGACCTGCGGGGCATCGTGGACCGGATGGTCGATCTCTTGCCGATCTATCGCCGGCACTACTATCACCGCGACATGCGCGGATCCTGGTCGATCAAGGCGGTGCTGCCGACGATCGCCCCGGACCTCGACTACGCGGACCTGGGCGTTGCAGATGGCGGCGCCGCACAGAGCGCCTACCTGGAGGCCTGCGCCCCGGGCACACACGAGGACGATCGCGAGCGGCTGCGTACGCAGTTGCTGGCCTACTGCGCGCGCGACACCTGGGCCATGGTGCGACTGGAGCACGCGTTCGACATGGTCAGCGCGGCTCCGGACTTTCCCCGCGAGCACCAGCCCGTGCCGACTCCGTAA
- a CDS encoding phosphomannomutase: MSSKAFKAYDIRGRVPDELDEALAMRIGAATSELLGPGAVVVGHDIRLSSPSLQASLAQGLREAGREVIDIGLCGTEEVYFQTDHLGAAGGVMVTASHNPMDYNGLKLVRENARPISADTGLFTIRDRALSDDFTPGQGTGGSRAMTDKSAYIAHLLTYVAGVALKPLKIVSNPGNGGAGTVIDLLAPHLPFEFVRVQHEPDGTFPNGIPNPLLPDARAATADAVKAHGADFGIAWDGDFDRCFFFDHTGRFIEGYYLVGLLAKALLARSPGGKVVHDPRLLWNTVEMVREAGGTPVLCKSGHAFIKEKMRAEDALYGGEMSAHHYFREFAYADSGMIPWLLIAALVSTSGLSLAELVEDRMAKFPCSGEINFTVADAAASIAAVLAHFSALQPELDYTDGLSADFGDWRFNLRSSNTEPLIRLNIETRGDEELLREKVGEISGLLMA; the protein is encoded by the coding sequence GTGTCATCGAAAGCATTCAAGGCCTACGACATCCGCGGCCGCGTGCCCGACGAACTCGATGAAGCCCTGGCCATGCGCATCGGCGCGGCCACTTCGGAACTGCTTGGCCCTGGTGCGGTCGTTGTGGGGCACGACATCCGCCTGAGCAGCCCGTCGCTGCAGGCGTCCCTGGCGCAGGGTCTGCGCGAAGCTGGCCGCGAGGTCATCGACATCGGCCTCTGCGGCACCGAGGAGGTCTATTTCCAGACCGATCACCTGGGTGCGGCCGGTGGCGTGATGGTGACCGCCAGCCACAATCCCATGGACTACAACGGCCTGAAGCTGGTGCGCGAGAACGCGCGGCCGATCAGCGCCGACACCGGCCTGTTCACCATCCGCGACCGTGCGCTGTCCGATGACTTCACCCCGGGGCAGGGCACCGGCGGCAGTCGCGCGATGACCGACAAGTCGGCGTACATCGCGCACCTGCTGACCTACGTGGCGGGCGTTGCGCTGAAGCCGCTGAAGATCGTCAGCAATCCGGGCAACGGCGGCGCCGGCACGGTCATCGACCTGCTGGCGCCGCACCTGCCGTTCGAGTTCGTGCGCGTGCAGCACGAGCCGGATGGCACCTTTCCCAACGGCATCCCGAACCCGCTGCTGCCCGACGCGCGTGCCGCCACCGCCGACGCGGTGAAGGCGCATGGCGCCGACTTCGGCATCGCCTGGGACGGCGACTTCGACCGCTGCTTCTTCTTCGACCACACCGGCCGCTTCATCGAGGGCTATTACCTGGTCGGGCTGCTGGCCAAGGCGCTGCTGGCGCGCAGCCCGGGCGGCAAGGTGGTGCACGACCCGCGGCTGCTGTGGAACACGGTGGAGATGGTGCGCGAGGCCGGCGGCACGCCGGTGCTGTGCAAGAGCGGCCACGCCTTCATCAAGGAGAAGATGCGCGCCGAAGACGCGCTCTACGGCGGCGAGATGAGCGCGCACCATTATTTCCGCGAGTTCGCGTACGCCGACTCCGGGATGATCCCTTGGCTGCTGATCGCGGCGCTGGTGTCGACGAGCGGCCTGTCGCTGGCGGAGCTGGTGGAAGACCGGATGGCGAAGTTCCCGTGCAGCGGCGAGATCAACTTCACCGTGGCGGATGCAGCGGCCTCGATCGCGGCGGTGCTGGCGCATTTCAGTGCGTTGCAGCCGGAGCTGGATTACACGGATGGGTTGTCGGCGGATTTCGGGGATTGGCGTTTCAATCTGCGCAGCTCGAATACGGAGCCGTTGATCCGGTTGAACATCGAGACGCGAGGGGATGAGGAGTTGCTGCGGGAGAAGGTGGGGGAGATCAGTGGGTTGTTGATGGCGTGA
- a CDS encoding VanZ family protein, translated as MTGADVLLAVLALGVAMLLARGSHPVVAALLVASALAVSAMLFLPTAMLGDWLGMDRVHRLYGLTRDTPLDPPEWIHLFAFAWLGLLVWLARKDVRNGWGVLLVAAFGVAAELSQWLTDGRQPKLEDAALNVLGGLAGVLLAWIGCSLMAAWGRRSGR; from the coding sequence ATGACCGGCGCCGATGTGCTGCTGGCGGTCCTGGCGCTGGGCGTGGCGATGCTGCTCGCCCGCGGCAGCCATCCGGTGGTGGCGGCGTTGCTGGTCGCGTCCGCGCTGGCGGTGTCGGCGATGTTGTTCCTCCCCACCGCGATGCTGGGAGACTGGCTCGGCATGGACCGAGTGCATCGCTTGTACGGCCTGACACGCGACACGCCGCTGGACCCGCCGGAGTGGATCCACCTCTTCGCATTCGCCTGGCTGGGCCTGCTGGTCTGGCTGGCGCGCAAGGACGTGCGCAACGGGTGGGGCGTGCTGCTGGTCGCGGCCTTCGGCGTGGCCGCGGAGCTGTCGCAATGGCTGACGGATGGGCGGCAGCCGAAGCTTGAAGATGCGGCGTTGAATGTTCTTGGCGGGTTGGCCGGGGTTCTGCTCGCGTGGATCGGCTGCTCGCTGATGGCAGCCTGGGGCCGTCGAAGCGGTCGCTGA
- a CDS encoding EpsG family protein: protein MWPFWLMFLIPAFGVLVPRSLPARQARVMWWIVGLLFALMIGLRHEVGGDWFNYLPHFQHAADLSFAEAAAMGDPGHYVLNRFVAGLGGSIYTVNLIYGAVLMVGTVVFCRRQPNPWLALLVAVPYMLIVVGMGYTRQSVALGFALIGLVALGEHRVRTFVVLVALGALFHKSAVLLLPIAALASSRNRWLTAAMMLVSTGLMYYLLLADSAETLWANYVEADMQSQGGAIRVVMNALPAALMIVFRKQLAPELGERKLWVWVAIFALLCVPLVGIASTAVDRVALYLIPLQLYVFARLPRLATTTRARTAIVVGILGYYGVVQFVWLNFATHAPYWVPYQFMPLT, encoded by the coding sequence ATGTGGCCGTTCTGGCTGATGTTCCTGATTCCGGCCTTCGGCGTGCTGGTGCCGCGCAGCTTGCCCGCCAGGCAGGCGCGCGTGATGTGGTGGATCGTCGGCCTGCTGTTCGCACTGATGATCGGGCTGCGCCATGAAGTTGGCGGAGACTGGTTTAACTACCTGCCGCACTTCCAGCACGCTGCGGACCTCAGCTTTGCGGAAGCGGCCGCCATGGGCGACCCGGGCCACTATGTGTTGAATCGCTTTGTCGCCGGACTCGGCGGCAGCATCTATACCGTGAACCTGATCTACGGAGCGGTGTTGATGGTCGGTACGGTGGTTTTCTGTCGGCGACAGCCCAATCCCTGGCTCGCGCTGCTGGTCGCGGTACCGTACATGTTGATCGTGGTGGGCATGGGATACACGCGGCAATCGGTCGCGCTCGGTTTCGCGTTGATCGGTTTGGTTGCGCTGGGCGAGCATCGAGTCAGGACTTTCGTAGTCCTCGTTGCCCTGGGCGCGCTGTTCCATAAGTCTGCTGTGCTGCTATTGCCCATCGCCGCTCTTGCATCCAGCCGTAACCGCTGGTTGACGGCCGCGATGATGTTGGTGTCCACCGGCTTGATGTACTACCTGTTGCTGGCCGATAGCGCCGAGACGCTTTGGGCAAACTACGTCGAAGCCGACATGCAATCGCAGGGCGGCGCGATCCGTGTGGTCATGAACGCGCTGCCGGCAGCCTTGATGATCGTATTCCGGAAACAGCTTGCCCCCGAACTCGGCGAGCGCAAACTTTGGGTTTGGGTCGCGATATTCGCATTGCTCTGCGTGCCGCTTGTGGGGATCGCCTCGACCGCGGTGGACCGCGTGGCGCTGTACTTGATTCCATTGCAACTGTACGTATTCGCAAGGCTGCCACGCTTGGCCACGACCACCCGCGCCCGCACCGCGATCGTTGTTGGAATTCTTGGCTATTACGGGGTTGTGCAGTTCGTCTGGCTGAATTTTGCTACGCATGCGCCGTACTGGGTGCCGTACCAGTTCATGCCGCTGACATAG
- the rfbA gene encoding glucose-1-phosphate thymidylyltransferase RfbA, producing the protein MTSRRGIILAGGSGTRLYPITQAISKQLLPVYDKPMIYYPLSALMLAGIREVLIINTPHEQALFQQLLGDGSQWGMDIHYAVQPSPDGLAQAYLIGRDFVGGKPSCLVLGDNIFHGHGFTEVLKRADARQHGATVFGYWVSDPERYGVADFDADGKVVGLEEKPAKPRSNYAVTGLYFYDGRASDFAASLTPSARGELEITDLNRCYLDEGALHMEQLGRGYAWLDTGTHQSLIEASNFIETVEARQGLRVCCPEEISWSNGWIDDADLERLAAPLAKNGYGQYLLSLAKRGVVS; encoded by the coding sequence ATGACGTCGCGCCGCGGCATCATCCTGGCCGGCGGTTCCGGCACCCGGCTGTATCCGATCACCCAGGCGATCAGCAAGCAGCTGCTGCCGGTGTACGACAAGCCGATGATCTACTACCCGCTGAGCGCGCTGATGCTCGCCGGGATCCGCGAGGTGCTGATCATCAACACCCCGCACGAGCAGGCGCTGTTCCAGCAGTTGCTCGGTGACGGCTCGCAGTGGGGCATGGACATCCACTACGCGGTGCAGCCGAGCCCGGACGGGCTGGCGCAGGCCTACCTGATCGGCCGCGACTTCGTCGGCGGCAAGCCGAGCTGCCTGGTGCTGGGCGACAACATCTTCCATGGCCACGGCTTCACCGAGGTCCTGAAGCGCGCCGACGCGCGCCAGCACGGCGCCACGGTGTTCGGTTACTGGGTGAGCGATCCGGAGCGCTACGGCGTGGCCGATTTCGACGCCGACGGCAAGGTCGTGGGACTGGAGGAGAAGCCGGCCAAGCCGCGTTCCAACTACGCAGTCACCGGGCTGTACTTCTACGACGGCCGCGCGAGCGATTTCGCGGCGTCGCTCACGCCGTCTGCGCGTGGCGAGCTGGAGATCACCGACCTCAACCGCTGCTACCTCGACGAGGGCGCCCTGCACATGGAGCAGCTGGGGCGCGGCTATGCCTGGCTCGACACCGGCACCCACCAGTCGCTGATCGAGGCCTCGAACTTCATCGAGACCGTCGAGGCGCGCCAGGGCCTGCGCGTGTGCTGCCCCGAGGAGATCTCCTGGTCCAACGGCTGGATCGACGATGCCGACCTCGAGCGCCTCGCCGCGCCGCTGGCCAAGAACGGCTATGGCCAGTACCTGCTGTCGCTGGCCAAGCGCGGAGTGGTGTCGTGA
- a CDS encoding PP2C family serine/threonine-protein phosphatase, which translates to MQPVLYFEAAAATDPGWRFNENQDAVLLGAQLLLGATTRSLPACEALLVAVADGLAHAPCASRASCMVLEELVKVAGDRITGNAARVIQRRMTSAVAGTRCEGMASTLAAVQFTQDEVRVLSVGDTRVYLWRDQNLRQLTVDHTIANRMVREGDLTAEQAAVAGSLYEDLDSALVASGIEDVFDVFFTALAPRAGDLWLCVSDGVHGALTDSGIAEMLATKDAAPENIVALLVEIAKANTRLDDNLSAVAVRVMPSANATFR; encoded by the coding sequence ATGCAGCCCGTTCTCTACTTTGAAGCGGCGGCCGCGACCGATCCCGGCTGGCGGTTCAATGAAAACCAGGATGCCGTGCTGCTGGGCGCGCAGCTGCTGTTGGGGGCCACGACCCGGTCGCTGCCCGCATGCGAAGCACTGCTGGTGGCCGTGGCCGACGGTCTGGCGCACGCACCGTGTGCGTCACGTGCGAGCTGCATGGTGCTCGAGGAGCTCGTCAAAGTCGCGGGCGACCGCATCACCGGCAACGCGGCGCGCGTCATCCAGCGTCGCATGACCTCCGCGGTTGCGGGCACCCGTTGCGAAGGGATGGCGTCGACTTTGGCGGCTGTGCAGTTCACCCAGGACGAGGTGCGCGTGCTGTCCGTGGGCGACACGCGTGTCTACCTGTGGCGGGACCAGAACCTGCGCCAGCTCACGGTTGACCACACGATTGCCAACCGCATGGTGCGCGAGGGGGATCTCACGGCGGAGCAGGCTGCCGTGGCTGGCAGCCTGTACGAAGATCTGGATAGCGCGCTGGTCGCATCCGGGATTGAGGATGTGTTTGACGTTTTCTTTACCGCGCTTGCGCCTCGGGCCGGGGACTTGTGGCTGTGTGTCAGCGACGGTGTTCATGGTGCATTGACGGATAGCGGGATTGCGGAGATGTTGGCAACGAAAGATGCTGCACCTGAAAACATCGTGGCGTTGCTTGTAGAAATCGCGAAGGCCAACACACGGTTGGACGACAACTTAAGCGCTGTTGCAGTACGCGTGATGCCTTCAGCCAATGCCACATTCCGCTGA
- a CDS encoding glycosyltransferase family 4 protein has translation MPRASHKIVLFANTDWYLYNFRRSLALALQAHGYELLLISPPGPYGEKLRALGLRWEPVPMDRRSLNPLREAKLLAWLVSLFRRERPAVVHGFTIKCAVYGSLAARLAGVPARVNAVAGMGYVFTSNDTKARVLRPLVRALLRTALDGGNARLVLQNPDDVALFEAARLVDREHVRLIPGSGVDCSRFVARQGQRDSTRPLRVLLAARLLWDKGLAEFVEAARRLQGEGRAIEFLLAGDPDPGNPAAVPEATVRAWADEGVVQWLGHVDDMAALFASVDVVVLPSYREGLPKGLIEAAACALPLVTTDVPGCREVVSDGVDGLLVPVRDAAALAAAIARLHDDPELAARFGKAARAKALAEFDEKIVIDRTLAVYRELLPTP, from the coding sequence ATGCCGCGTGCGTCACACAAGATCGTGCTGTTCGCGAACACCGACTGGTACCTCTACAACTTCCGCCGCTCGCTGGCGCTGGCGTTGCAGGCGCACGGCTACGAGCTGCTGCTGATCTCGCCCCCCGGCCCGTACGGCGAGAAGCTGCGCGCCCTCGGCCTGCGCTGGGAACCTGTGCCGATGGACCGCCGCAGCCTCAACCCGCTGCGCGAGGCGAAGTTGCTGGCGTGGCTGGTATCGCTGTTCCGCCGGGAGCGCCCGGCGGTGGTGCACGGCTTCACCATCAAGTGCGCGGTGTACGGGTCGCTGGCCGCGCGCCTGGCCGGCGTGCCGGCGCGGGTCAACGCCGTGGCCGGCATGGGCTACGTGTTCACCAGCAACGACACCAAGGCCCGCGTGCTGCGCCCGCTGGTGCGTGCGTTGCTGCGTACCGCGCTGGATGGCGGCAATGCGCGGCTGGTGCTGCAGAACCCGGATGACGTAGCGCTGTTTGAAGCCGCGCGGCTCGTGGATCGCGAGCATGTCCGCCTCATTCCTGGTTCCGGTGTGGACTGCTCGCGCTTTGTGGCACGCCAAGGCCAGCGCGATTCAACGCGTCCGCTGCGCGTGCTGCTGGCCGCGCGCCTGCTGTGGGACAAGGGTCTGGCGGAATTCGTGGAGGCCGCGCGGCGACTACAGGGCGAAGGCAGGGCGATCGAATTCCTGCTGGCCGGCGACCCCGACCCGGGAAATCCCGCCGCGGTGCCGGAAGCCACCGTGCGCGCGTGGGCGGACGAGGGCGTGGTGCAGTGGCTGGGTCACGTCGATGACATGGCGGCGCTGTTCGCGTCGGTCGATGTGGTGGTGCTGCCCAGCTATCGCGAAGGCCTGCCGAAGGGATTGATCGAGGCCGCCGCCTGCGCGCTGCCGCTGGTCACCACCGACGTGCCCGGCTGCCGGGAAGTGGTGAGCGACGGTGTCGACGGCCTGCTGGTGCCGGTGCGCGATGCCGCGGCGCTGGCTGCGGCCATCGCGCGGCTGCACGATGATCCCGAGCTGGCCGCACGCTTCGGAAAGGCCGCGCGTGCCAAGGCGCTGGCGGAGTTCGACGAGAAGATCGTCATCGACCGCACCCTGGCCGTGTATCGCGAATTGCTGCCCACGCCATGA
- the rfbB gene encoding dTDP-glucose 4,6-dehydratase has translation MTTWLVTGGAGFIGGNFVLEAVAAGVRVVNLDVLTYAGNLDTLASLDDNPAHTFVQGDIGDGALVARLLAEHRPDAVVNFAAESHVDRSIDGPAAFVQTNVVGTLALLEAVRDYWKALDGPAKDAFRFLHVSTDEVYGTLGDTGLFTETTPYAPNSPYSASKAASDHLVRAFHHTYGLPVLTTNCSNNYGPYHFPEKLIPLVIAKALAGEPLPVYGDGKQVRDWLFVTDHCEAIRTVLAKGRVGETYNVGGNAEKQNIEVVKTICALLDQRRPRADGEPRESQIAYVADRPGHDRRYAIDASKLRDELGWTPAYSFERGIAETVDWYLDNQPWVQRVLDGSYRLERIGAAA, from the coding sequence ATGACTACCTGGCTTGTCACCGGCGGCGCCGGTTTCATTGGCGGAAATTTCGTGCTCGAGGCCGTCGCGGCCGGCGTGCGCGTCGTCAACCTCGACGTCCTCACCTATGCCGGCAACCTCGACACGCTGGCGTCGCTCGACGACAACCCCGCACACACCTTCGTCCAGGGTGACATCGGCGACGGCGCGCTGGTCGCGCGCCTGCTCGCCGAGCACCGGCCCGACGCGGTGGTCAATTTCGCCGCGGAAAGCCACGTCGACCGCTCGATCGACGGCCCGGCCGCCTTCGTGCAGACGAATGTCGTCGGCACGCTGGCGCTGCTGGAAGCGGTGCGTGATTACTGGAAGGCGCTCGACGGCCCGGCGAAGGACGCGTTCCGCTTCCTGCACGTCTCCACCGACGAGGTCTACGGCACGCTGGGCGACACGGGGCTCTTCACCGAAACCACGCCGTACGCGCCCAACTCGCCGTACTCGGCGTCCAAGGCCGCGTCCGACCACCTGGTGCGCGCCTTCCACCACACCTACGGGCTGCCAGTGCTGACCACCAACTGCAGCAACAACTACGGGCCGTACCACTTCCCCGAGAAGCTGATCCCGCTGGTGATCGCCAAGGCGCTGGCCGGCGAACCGCTGCCGGTGTACGGCGATGGCAAGCAGGTGCGCGACTGGCTGTTCGTGACCGACCACTGCGAGGCGATCCGCACGGTGCTGGCCAAGGGCCGCGTGGGGGAGACGTACAACGTCGGCGGCAATGCCGAGAAGCAGAACATCGAGGTGGTGAAGACCATCTGCGCGCTGCTCGACCAGCGCCGCCCGCGCGCGGACGGCGAGCCGCGTGAATCGCAGATCGCCTATGTCGCCGACCGCCCCGGGCACGACCGCCGCTATGCGATCGATGCTTCCAAGCTGCGGGACGAACTGGGCTGGACGCCTGCCTACAGCTTCGAGCGCGGCATCGCCGAAACGGTCGACTGGTACCTCGACAACCAGCCTTGGGTGCAGCGCGTGCTCGACGGCAGCTACCGCCTCGAGCGCATCGGGGCCGCGGCATGA